The Gadus chalcogrammus isolate NIFS_2021 chromosome 14, NIFS_Gcha_1.0, whole genome shotgun sequence sequence ACTCCATAATAACACCATGAATAATTTTTGTACACAGACTGAGCTGATTCAGCTGAGCCGAGCCGTTTCAAAAGACCCACAACAGACCCACATTGCATTAGGTTCACAACAGATTTTGATTGTTATCCCCAGCTTGTTATGTGTTGAGATTCTCAAAAAGCTCCTAGTACAGCAGTGCTGTGTTAATGAATCAGCGATTTAATTTAAACTTTGGCTCACAATAAAACGATTTGCATAATGATTCACAAATGTGAATACATCTTGCCATGTAGcctacacacacaaccccactcacgcacacacttcagAAGGCTTTTGCACAGTGGGTCTAACAGACCTTAAGAGCCTTTCGTCAGCCCATCGTGTCAGCAGAGATTACAGGCCTTCCGGCTGGAACAAAGGACCACAGTCACTAAAAGATGACATCTTTCCCCTCCATTTCAACTCGTTACCTAGTGCTTCCAAATCAGACAACAAACGTTTAGCTATGAAGTACATTATTCAAATGTCTTTAAATATTTGAGCAAGGTTACATCAAGTCCTCCCATCCCAGGAGTTCCTCCAGTCCCTCACATACGAACATGAGACCGACTTCCTAACATATTGGATAGATAGACTTTTTTGGGGTTAAGCAGGTGTTTTATTTCACATTGCTTGTACTTActtatataaaattatattaatattcaaaATGTAATTTTTCTTTAATCGCTTGCGTTTGGTTACTTGACCTTCCCTATGCACCTAGTCTTACTATTCAACCAAAAATCGTACACACCATTGCTTTGAAACCCCCCCAGTGATGGAAATAGCCCTATTATTGTCtctttataaaaataaatcgaGACCCTCAATCTAACGAATCCAAGGCCAGGGATTGTTTCTCACCAGCCGTGAGACGGGGTGATGGAGGACCCCTGGCAAAGCTAGAAATCATTCAAACATCGATCAGTGTTGCTGAGCCTCATTATTGATCTTGTTGCCCTGGGGGTTCACGCTGAACGAGGCAGATGAAAGACTCAACATGTGTATATCTCCCTTGTTCATGCACTCACCTATTGGGTGCTCCCCCTCTTCTGAGGACTGGGTGGGTGTCTATGCGTTATAGAACGTGGGTGTTAGGTTCTGTCGCTCAGGTAAATTAGTCACATAAACCTTAAAGCTTCCCAGAGAGCAAGCGCAATTTTTTGAGGAAAGCATGCACACGTGGGGCTCTTCGTACTAGTAATGAGATTATTCACGTGTGCACGGGACGTATTTACTTTCCAGTCTATTGCAATTACATGGAGAGGAGATTCTCAGCCTCTTCTGTTCGTTTTCACTACTTCCCCATGTGACTGGTCCTGAAAGGCTGATACACAGAGCAAGTTGAGCCGGCCAGCGACTTGGAGAAGAAACACATGACTCTCATCAGCTTTTAGAGTTATCACTTACAGAAATGTAGACGTAGCTCCTGCACAATTCTTATGCTTACATCCATGTGTCATTCAGTAcccggtatatatatatttgaggaATTGTGTAAAGTtacgtttaaaaaaacaaaaacaaaacaggggTCTGTTTTTCTAGAAGTACTGTTCCTGGCATACGGCCCGTGGTTGGTTGTGCTTGCATGTCAATCAGGACCTCTTCCATCCTGATAAGTAGGCGGTTCTAAACACAGTTAATCAGTGCTGTGTCTCAGCCTTTTTGTGGGGAAAGGTTGGCCTCGGATGACTAGAAGAACCCTGCACCTTGAGTCCTGAAAAGCTCCATTCACATCTATTCTGGCTCAAGCTGTGGAGCCTGTGGCAGTGCTGTTTACACTGCGCTCTCATTATGGATGTAAATAGGCAGCCGCAGATCCTGAGGGGCTGTAAACCCACGCAATGCTTGTTCATCACTGCTCGAGCCCCTATCTGAGTCCCACTGCCTCTCCAGGGGCCGTGCTGTGCATCCTCGCTGTAGTGCCCAGGTGTGATTAATGGGTTTGGATCCTCAGCCTGTCACCAGTGGCTTACTGGTACTGCACTGGTGTTCTCTGGACATACTGGCTCTACACAGCCCGGCGCTCCCCATTGGGGCTTCCTGTTGCAGTGCCACGATATGCTGACGATTCTGTCCTGGGCCAAATCGCCCAGGAGTTTTATAAATGATAATGGAGAGTGTCTTATCCAATGGGGCTCTTTGGTAAAGTAGGGCTTTGATAAATATCGAATGTCAGCAACAGCAGTGTCTCTGCTACTCTATTGTAACTCTTTTAAAGAGTTTATATTTTCGCAGTGCCCACTTCAGACTCTGAGGTGATTAAAGGATTTGTCTTTAAGATGCTCTATGTTTTAGAGACAGACCAAACTTAAGtcaatgtgtgtgcattgattgaatctctcttacacacacaaatacaaacatacatccGCACGCTCCCACACTACTCAGCACATTctacacattgcacacacatttcatgctcatagcccccccccccccacacacacacacacacacacacacacacacacacacacacacacacacacacacatacacacacaaacacacacatgcacaccaagcAACTTTGTGCTttgtcactctctttctcacacatcATTCATGCAGATTTATTTTATACACTGAACTATAAGGTAcctatgcatgcatgcaccgTAATATTATCACCTTACATCAAGTGTGGACCTGCTGGGTTGAATTTAAACATCCTTAATTGATTTTCACTGCACCCACactcaacccccacccccactatTTCCCAGCCAGGGCTGCATTTGTGTGAAGGACGATTTAAGGTTTAATCCCTGCGATGCTCCACTTCATTCGCTCCCTTCAGACTTATTTTTGGACGATGCATGCATGAAATTACAAGCTGAATAGAGTctcagcagtgtgtgtgagtgtggtgcgtgtgtctgaATACTGTACATTAGCTGGGAAGTTGACAAGTGGAAATTATAGGCAAAAATACGAATGTGCATTGTTTATTTATGATGAGGATACAAGCAAACAACACGAGTAACAGAAAACACTCAGATTTGTCTCCCTTTGACatgatatttaaaaaagatcattcctcttcctccaccctgctcctcctctctggagcctgacggagggagggaaggaactGAGTAGTCAGGGTCATAATGGAGGGACtggggtgggaggagagggaggaggagtgggaggaggagtgggaggagtagAGGAAGGAGGATTGGATGGAGAAGGGTGGAGAGTGATGAGGAGCGGGAggaaagggaagaggagagggaggagagggaggtaaagagggagggggaacttGATTGCACAGTATCTTTCTCAGACTTTGTCCTACATTTTACATTCCAAAACTACACGATGCTAAAGAATCAAATCTAAACTTTAAATTAATTTTACACAAAGCCCATTGCAAAAAAGATTGTCAATACATTTTGCCAattcttttttgtttattttattacttcAACATAAACTCACATAGGCTTACAATATTTGATCATTTCCAATCCCTAATGATACATATGCAACAAAGATTTGatgaaatgctttgaattcttcCTCTTCCACTTTCCTCTCGATGGAGAAGGCTCCATGTGATATATATCGATGCCAAGACAAGCAGGCTGACAAATTTTGAAGGTTGTATTTTTGTTGACAGGTGTTCAACAGAACTTTGACGACATATCACAAATGTTCTAACTTCTACTGGGGGAGTaccaaaaatgtattttgtgtgaaAATGTGAAAACTATTGCGTAAGGAATATATTCTATAAGCCTACGCATTTAGTTATAAAAATAGTTACTCTCTCAAtatcaaaagagagagagagagagagagagagagagagagagagagagagagagagagagagagagagagagagagagagagagagagagagagagagagagatgagagagagagagagagagagagagagagagagagagagagagagagagagaatagatatGCTTTTACTGAATTTGAGCATGGACCTCAGAGGCTCAGACAGGTGAGTCAAATAAATCGTAAATTTCTTGTGTTATAACATAGCTGGCCACACTGGTATGAATTACATCTGATAATAAGCCTTGAGTAGAATCAGTTTGTTTGATATATATAACTAAATATAACTGTAGGGTTTCCTGTGTGCTTCTGACTAAGACCTGAAAGACATTATAACTGGCTATTTGTGTTGAAGGACATAAAATGTGTAATTcaataaaatatgaaaataatgaaataaacaaGACAAATCCAATAACAGCTGTGGACAGAATGGGCCGATACATATGCTTGACCTCTGTAGAGAATAGGCCTTGTACTGTGTCTTCAGGGCTGATGACATTACATAAGAGAAAACTATTGCCTTACTAATTGGGCCATATGGAGTCCAAACATGCTCTGTAACTTATAGCTCACAGTAAAATGCCTGTGGATGTCCTACCAGTCTGTTGTACTCGCAGCCGGTGCAGTTTTTTCGTTGCCAAACTAGATGAGAGGAGGTTAGCTCAGATGATTGGGCTTCACCCGGAGCCgtctgggggtggatggggaggATCAGGTGGATGATCCCTCAATGATGAGCGGAGGTTGACAAGGTGGAACACCGTCAGCCCCACCgttcctccatcctctcctctagcAGCCAGCCGACTCTCAGACTCCCTTCCAAACACTCCCACCCTGTTCTAACACCCACATTTCTGTGTCGTGGTTAAGAGCAATTATTTGGGTGTCATCTCTTGGAAGTTTGAGTGGACTGCCCCTGCCCCTCTGTGAGGCAATTTCAGTCACAGGATTGTAATAAGCTTGTCTCATAATTTCATTCGATGAAATGGAAttatgtccacacacacacacacacacgcacacacacacacgcacacgcgcacactgcCATAGACGGTATGGTTACATTACTTTCACAGCACACAGCTCAGAAGAGCAACTGGTAAATGCACAGTTGGCTGTGTTCACACCCCTGCTGGGCCCTGGTGTGTGCAACACGTCCTGGTCTGTCCGTGTGgagctctctctgtcctgtgtgGGGCCGGCTgctaatgctgctgctgctgctggcagaAGCCCCATACACGGCACCAGAACTGTTTCTGCtgcccttctgtgtgtgtgggcaccgCGGGTGATCTCATTTTGTTTACACTCCGTCGTGATGTTTTTTTGTACTttatttattcttattattatttgatgtaCTTATGTATTCGACTACGATGAGTGAGAGAATGTTAAGGGATAACACAGACATATGTATGGAGATgcatagatggatggatacacatgcacgcacacaatcccacacaaacatgcacacgtatctattgttttttgtatttatcgTTTGTGTTTAGGCTGTCGTGGTGTCTCACTAGGCTCAGAGAAGCCTAGTTAGAGGAGCTCGTGCTCCTTTTCAGTTTAACTCTCACTTGCTTAAGCAGAGCGCGTCCGGAACATGGCAAACTTACCTGCCGACACAATGACACGACGCCCACACAGATCCAACCTCATGTGTTGCCTTGCAGGGCTTGTGCTGCAGGCTTTGTAATTTCTTGGTGAGTGGTGAAATACCAAGCTATGTATTGCTTTTTGTAGGCCTCATCAAATGCCTGCAAATaacaattattttaaaatgttcactGACGATGTATCTATTGAAACATTTTGacatgaattatttatttagtcttttttttgtctttacaatctcataaataataaatgtccATCACAAGTTACCAGAGGTCCAAAGCggttttttttaacaaagaaaaaaaaccaaaCATTTCTGGTGCTATGAGCAGCAAATATTGGTTAGTCTTATAATCATAAACcatgtcatataaatatctgtTAATGCctattattaatgttatcaatgttttttttgtgggtgtttgtgtgtgtgcgcacgtgtgtgtttctatggccGTGTTTGCGTGCCCATGTGAGTTTgtatctgaatgtgtgtgcgtgtgtctgtatgtgtgtgcgtgtctgtatgtgtgtgtgtgtttctgtgagtgtgtgtttgtatgtgtgtgtgtgtgtctgtgtgtgtgtgtgcatgtctttgtatgtctgtgtttgtgtttgtgtgtatgagtttggatgtgtgtgtttgtttgagtttgtgcatgtgtatgtgtttgcctgAGTGTGTTTtgctgcgtatgtgtgtgtgtgtgtgtgtgtgtgtgtgtgtgtgtgtgtgtgtgtgtgtgtgtgtgtgtgtatgcgtgcgtgcgtgcgtgcgtgcgtgcgtgcgtgcgtgcgtgcgtgcgtgcgtgtgtgtgtgtgtgtgtgtgttcagggccaCAGGGAGGAACCAGCATCACGGTCAGCCATGGAAGGGGACTGCCTCAGCTGCATGAAGTACCTCATGTTCATTTTCAACTTCTTCATCTTTGTAAGTCCATCACATTATACCCTGGGTTAAGGGTATAACATTATTTATAATGATAAAGAAAATCACTGAACTATTTGACACAAACAAAGTATCATTGGATCAAATTAAACATGTACAAGTCCTTTGCTAAAACAAAGATAACTTGAACTCTCTCTCAATATATCTCTTAAACCCTCCTTTTCTTTTCCAACCTGTGCCTTTTTGAACGTGTTGCCTGTGTAAGCTGGGTGGGTCCTTCCTGCTGGGAGTGGGTCTGTGGGTGCTGCTGGACCCCATGGGCTTTAGGGAGATTGTGGCAGCCAACCCCCTGCTGTTCACGGGGGTCTACATCATCCTGGCCCTGGGGGGCCTGCTCTTCCTGCTTGGCTTCCTGGGCTGCTGCGGGGCCATCCGGGAGAACAAATGTCTGCTGCTCTTTGTGAGTTTAGTCCTGATGCTCAGTATCAACATGACACTGGAATTCAAGTTCATCACACCCTTTGAATGGATTAAAATGACAAGGTCATTTTTGACTAAAAGACCAAGTCAAATAGGAATATATATGATCTTTGttgttactattattattattattataataataattatattatcatTACTATTATAAATGTTTTCTGAATATATTTTCATTGTAGGAAGCCTTACAAAGCACAGACTATCAGAATTGTACAACAGTGCCATCTAGAGGACACCGATCACATTGCACTGACGGGAACTTTACCAGACATTGAGCAATATTTACACTTGCCATGACCTAAAGTCAAAGAGCTTGTGTTCAAACAATGACAAGCCCGTGACTGTTGTCTTGTTTTTTCAGTTCTTCATGCTCATCCTTTTCATCTTCCTGACTGAGCTAGCAGCGGCCATTTTGGCCTTCCTCTTCCGAGAGCATGTGAGTATTACACTTGGAAAGTAAACTGAGAGCGGGTAAAGGGAGGTTATGAAGGGAACTAGATAAGTCAGCAAAGCGACACTGTTGCTTTAACTGCACTAAGTCATAATAATGCAACACTGATGCTTCATCTGCACTAAGTCATAATAAATTAGGTTAGATACTATTAGGTTGGGTGAATATGTGGGCTATGTGATGCAATtgttatgtctatgtgtgtatgaatgcctgtttgtttgtgtttgtgtgcgtgtgtctgtttgtgtgtatttgcacttccatgtgtgtgtgtgtgtgtgtgtgtgtgtgtgtgtttgcacttttgtgtatgtgtgtgtgtgtgtgtgtgtgtgtgtgtgtgtgtgtgtgtgtgtgtgtgcgtgtgtgtgtgtgtgtgtgtgtgtgtgtgtgtgtgtgtgtgtgtgtgtgtttgtgtgtgtgtagttgaccAGAGAGTACTTCACCAGGGAGCTGAAGCGTCACTATCAAGGCCACAACAACACAGATGTGTTCACTTCCACGTGGAACGCCATCATGACCACGGTAACGTCTgggaattaaaaatatatatatctttactCACATCTTAACATCTCATCCCCTACGAGACAGAGGGTATGAAAGAGCATCTCTATGATCCTCTCTCTGATCCTGTGCTGCAGTTTGACTGCTGTGGCGTAAGCAGCCCAGAAGACTTTGAGGAGAGTCTCTTCAGGCTCATCAGCCCCAGGAAGGCGGTGCCCGAGGCCTGTTGTCAGAGGAACCGTTTCCTTGGAGACATGGAGCACGTGAGCCTGGAGCAGTGCTTGAGCGGCACCATGGCCTTCCGACACAACAAGGTCACCGGAGCGCATTGGTGTCTGATCCCTCCAAATGCATGCCATGTATACTCATAGACCTGTCCTGTTTGTTGTGCATGCAACTGAAGATGTGATTGCATGTGACTGTGAGTAATAATGATAGGTAAGAACAAACTGTGTTTGCACTGCAGTGTCAGTTTTGGTGCAGGACGTTTTCATTTTCGGTTTTCAAAATCGTATTTTTAGGTGGGGCACTGCTTTAAAATAGCATTAGACATGTGATCACTCCAAAATaatcaatcaattaatcaatacatttcaaacaaacTTTGACATGTTTcaagaaaatgtatattttgcCTGCATTATAGTTATTTAGCATCGATCTCATTCTAGTGAGCTGCCAGAGCATAATGCTGCCGTCTTCACCTGGCTGTTTGTCTTCATACAGGGTTGTTACTCAGCCGTGGTGGACTACTTTGAGACTTACATCTACATGGCGGGTGCCCTGGCCATTGTGGTGCTGACTATTGAAGTAGGTCCTCTCATGATCTCTGTCGGATTACCCATGATGTATACTACCGCCCTTAAGTCTCAGTTAAGTGTGAGAAAATATGGagtataattatatttatttatttgggagACACTTTTACCCAAACCAACTTGAATCCTGATAAAGGTCATCAAGGTGATATTGTAAAGTGTGCTTTTCAACGATTTCTCAATGTAAGACTGCAGATATTTGTCCATTGAAACCAGAACCTTTGGGGTGGTATTCGAACACACTATCCAAAACATTATTCTGCCCTTAAGAAACGGAcgaatgaataaaatatattatctctatatatatacgTCTACAAAATCCTGCAGTAGAGATGTATCGATTAACCCTTAACCCAATATATTGTGTTGATATCTCCATACCCGTGCTGTTCCCCTCTCCAGCTATTTGCCATGGTGTTCGCCATGTGTCTGTTCCGAGGAATCGAGTAACCAGTGTGTGCTGGACAACCACCAGGAGCAGCATCAAAGCACACCAGAGCAGCACAATGGGCAGAATGCAGGACATAAACATGTACAAAGAAATACAAGCAGATGAAGTGTATTTAAACACTGTTCATTTTATTATGATGGTCTTGCACTGTAGTTAGCCCCATGTGGATCTGAACTTCACAGCTGAGGTACTGCTTCAAAAGCACAATTGAAAAAATTAAACATAATTACTGAACCAGTTATGTTCAGTATGATGATCATTTTTTTCTTGTTCAGGACGGTCAACCCAATGAAATGGTCTAAGCATCCGCAATAAAGCCACCACAATGTTCAACTTCTCCTTGTCCGCCATGTGAACCTGTACTGTTGCGGTTGCTTTTGCTTTGACTTGCAGGATCCATCCTTGTGATTCTAATCATTTGTCTGTCACATACTTTGCTAAGGCACTGTGTTAAATAACAGCCGCATTACACAAATCGGCCCTGATGTTGCTCAACATAGACAGTCCAGCGAAAGGTGAGCTGAGCACCTGTCTGTCagaaatagaaaagaaagaccaaGCTGGAGAACCTTTTTATTTTCCTAGGGTATGTTGGCAATAAGATGGAGCTCTAATTGTATCTCACCTCTCTGAGAGAAGTCAAGTTGTTAAGAGACCAAACTCTTCCCTCTCTGTCGTTCCACTTATCCAAGTCAATAGGTCAGGATagtaaaacaatgtttaattATTACAAAATGTAATGTTCAGTATTGAAGAATGAAATGGGGCACCTGTGAATGTATGcatctaaagagagagagatgtgtgtgtggtgtgtgcattaCTGTGTgagatgcctgtgtgtgtgtgtgtgtgtgtgtgtgtgtgtgtgtgtgtgtgtgtgtgtgtgtgtgtgtgtgtgtgtgtgtgtgtgtgtgtgtgtgtgtgtgtgtgtgtgtgtgtgtgtgtgtgtacacagttgAAAGTATGTAAATACAAGCATTCTGAGGATTGTgccagtgtacagtgtgttaTTTAgtattgtgtgttgtgatgtaAATGTTTCTTGACAGTTGTTGTATACTGATAGTTTTTAGCTCAAACTAAATACTTCTGTACATGTTTACCAAGGTTACATTTGTAAATGGCACTGATTTAACATTAAAGAAACTTCTGTTGTGATTTATCGTTTCTGTTGAAGATTTGACTCACTGAAAAAGCATCTCCACTTTGATGTATCAAATTACAATTAAAACATTGGGGACCTTCCTATGAGAGTACCTcttggtaaccatagcaacggtaGACAGTTCTCCTCATGTCGGTGCATGCAGGTCACTGACAAGAAAAACCAAAAGAGCACAGGCTGCTTATCAGTTGCTTTTCTCAAGAGCTTCAACATAATAATCGATGCATTATAT is a genomic window containing:
- the LOC130403727 gene encoding tetraspanin-18-like, with product MGHREEPASRSAMEGDCLSCMKYLMFIFNFFIFLGGSFLLGVGLWVLLDPMGFREIVAANPLLFTGVYIILALGGLLFLLGFLGCCGAIRENKCLLLFFFMLILFIFLTELAAAILAFLFREHLTREYFTRELKRHYQGHNNTDVFTSTWNAIMTTFDCCGVSSPEDFEESLFRLISPRKAVPEACCQRNRFLGDMEHVSLEQCLSGTMAFRHNKGCYSAVVDYFETYIYMAGALAIVVLTIELFAMVFAMCLFRGIE